TGAACTGGCAGGGAAATTTAATGTAAATGGATAGAGGAACTTGGTGACCTGGTATGAGAAAATATCAAGCATCCACTCCAAATACTATTTTCAATATCAAATTAGCACGTATAATTTCATGTGCCTCCTTTATGTTCTGGCCAAATGAAATTTAGTTACATTGTAAAGCAAGGCTAGAACTTTTCTGTCGTAGTGTTGTAAATGTGTGTCGTTCAATATCAAAGTTTCACTGCATGGCATCTCGCATCCCAACAACATCCGTCACATAAAACTTCACacagtagtttttttttatcttttccttcttccaataACAATAAATGCAATTAGAGACCAAGTACACAAACACATAGAGCTTTACTTGCAtatatcaaataaataaatgtatgtCCCTTTTCTAACACAAACTTAACCTTCTAGACAGAGGCGGACCCAGGATCTTGACGCAGAGGGGGCATCAATGATCGCCCACTGCCTTAATATAAATATGTCACTTATTATGTAAAAGTTTGGCATGCAACTCTTTGAAAACTTAAGAATTATGCTAAGTTATTGGTAAAGCAGTAGTATAAagtataaatttcaaaattggaagaaacaaaaatagGTTTAGAACGGAAAcaaaacaaactcaacaaaaaatagaaataaaggtACTGCAAGCGAGACTCGAACCTACGTGTCATATAAGGACCTAAGGGGCACAACAACCAAATGCACCAAAGCAATGGATATCTCTCAGGGGTCcttttaaatacatatatattttttaaggtATATACATCATATATGTATAGGATATTTCTGAGGTTAGGGGGGACAcgtgaccccccccccctcctaaTAGGGTGGGTTCGCCCCTACTTCTAGATAAAACAATTTacaaaataaggaaaaagaaacagACGAATATTACCAAATCGCAAACTATCACGCTTGAAGTCTGATTTTGACAAAACAATCTCATCCAGAGGATACAAAGAGCGCACTAAACTCAGGCAGCTGTTCCTTCCCCTACCTCCTCGTAGAATGTGTAATGCTATGATCCAATCAAATACTTCTTCTTGTCCATTATTCAAAACGGTCTCTTGTGCCGATTGCACAAACACCTCAATACTATTGAACGCCAAGTAACCACAAACAAATATAGCTCATTTGGATCCCTAAATTCTTCATTAACCAAAGCATAAAccaaaaaactttttttaaaacttttcaaagTACTTACAAACTGACTCGAACATGTTCAGTCACTTAAAAAGTACAATTATTAAAACCAGATCcttaagagaaaaagaagataacTTAGAACATGAAATCAGCAATACATAGCAGAGCTAAATAGAGAGTCACAAACATGAAATCCCTGTCCAACAAAAACACACAAAGATAGCCAAAATAAAAACCGAAAGAAGTGCTACTCGCTCTATCCCAATGTAAGTGGCCTTTCGGATTTCGAGAATCAAACTTCTAAATTTTGACCGTGAATCCATACATAAGAGCTTTTAAgtttttcgaaataaaattcACATATTTGAAAACAGTACATAAAAATAGTACTATAAATCAGAATAATCAGCATTTCAGAATATTCACTTCAAAGAAACTGAAATTAGCTATGAACTCGTCCCTAATTCGTCGCTAAAGATCTCTTGTGTTTAAAATCGGTACCACAAACACATAGCCAATGTTACCCACAATTTTTCTCAGGAGTTCTCCGGTCTCCTTTGGCGGTGAAAACAAAGTACCAGAAAACAAAAGTAACAAAATAATAGCAGTGACATACATACCTGGAGAACGTGTATTTGAGCCAAAGAAATAAGATAATTGACAAACACATCGTCTTATGGTGGACATTTATATAGAGCAACAGAGaatgaaaaatagaaataattagaaataaattaGGGAATAGACAATGCTCTTAATAAAGTTTTCAAAGCAGAGGTGTTTGACATTGTTGAAACTGAACAAAGAATTAAAGTAGACGGAAATAAGAACAGAACAATATCCTTTCAGATGCCACATGAAATGGCTTTGAACAGTCAAATGGGTTTAATGATGGCATTATTGTAAAGACCTTAATTGCCAGTTTCATTATTTATTACTTTTCCAAACCATGCCTACTGCTCCTGAACGTGATTAGATATTGTAAAGAATTACATTAACAGTTTCAGTATTTATGGCTGCTCCAAACCTTTTGTGTTTCCCTCTATCTTAATGCTCCTCAAGTGATTAGCTTTGATGTAATTATCATATTAAATATTTCATTCAatgtagaaaataatttaagtTTAGCCTCAATGTAATTATAATATtactatttaatatttattagtatattagatgttttatgttttttttcacatttaaatTAATTTACAGTAGGGGAAAAATCGTAATTCAACTTTGAAGGTAGGAGCTTCCACTTTTAGCATTATATGATATATTACATTTGgactattttaaaaattatatttctttcaaATGTAGAGTAACCATATAAACTTAACATAATATATAGTAGGTATTTAAATGATGTAATAGCatataattcatgaaatttgcGAAAATTCAGGACATGAGGGATCAAAAGTATacatttcaattaattgaaagttAAATAGTGAGATGATTGGGTTCCATGCAAGCAAAATAGTTGAAAATATATAAACTGACCAATGAAAATACTAAGATAGAAATTCAACTAGTATGTGAAACCAAACAGAAGGAATCTCATACACTTTCGAATTTCTTAAGGTAACAATTAGTATGCTAAACCAATCATCCCTAAGAATGGAAAGAACGAATCGAAGATGTAaagatttgaaaaagaaagaattaccatatgaagaataaacctgaaaacaatttaaaaaattcgATCCAAACCAAGAGATTCCAAGTCTCACAATGATTTTTATCACTCTCAAAATATGCAAAAACTTCTTCAAGACTGAGTCTACCaagaatttataaatattatatctCTATTTAACTCAACAGAGAAATAactaaaaacaaggaaagaaaaaaattcttgttcTATGGGAAAAATAATATGGGAAGTAAAATCTTAccaacaaaagaaaacaagatgTCTCTTCTTGAAAAGATCAATATTAAACCTTCTTAAGAAAGGAATGAGGAAATACCCAATGAGCTTTAATTAACCCCATAGTTCGTTAATGGAGCTCGTTGATATACCAACAACccacaccccacccccaccccccaccccccccaaataaaaaaaaaaaattcgttatGAAACATTTAAGATCTATGCACCAACAGATAACATTGTGGTATTTACCAAAAGTAGAGGGTAACTCCTACCTCATTGGTATTGTCACAATATACACATATTGTACCAATCAAGAAAATATTCAACAATAGGAGGGTGAGTAATAAAGTTGTTTGTAAGTTTCATAGAAAAATTAATGTTCAATATATTTGCAAACCAATATTATGTGAAATATTATATTCGGTTGACGTTatatatccataacatataacatTCACCATTTAACTCTAATAACATTTATTCTCACATACATCTGATAAAATATATTGCAGAATGTCTGATATGTGTATACATGTTAATTTTTTGTACAAGTATATACATAGTTCAAACTTAAACAATAATGAGTACAATTAAACTTACGGAATTCATTTTAGATTCATCTCTACTAACATAGGCGAACACACTCAAATTTTCGGTtcgattaaaaaataaattagcagTTTCACAATTTAACTAAAAAACTAAAATGTTTGGACTGGCGACTGAAGTAACTTGTTAAAACATGGAAAGCCCACATTTAGCACTTAATAGCGTGTCTGTCAACTTTGCACAGTTTGGCCTTCAAAtggattggtctttaatttttacctttcaaaatcgaacttatgcctagtggaacataagttctttaagggggCGGACATAacttatggatattatgatgtgtaaCTTATGCTCCAATGTGTATAAATTCgagtttgaaggacaaaaaataaagaccaatccatttgaaggccaaaaattaaagaccagcacaaaatagagACAAAACTGCAAATGACCCCAACTCAAACCAAGAAGGTGGGCTTCTACCAATGTGGGCCTATGGGCAAGCAGATTCATCGGGCCTAGATTTCTAGAGCAAAACTACAAAAACAATTAGAGTTAGTATTCACGGGCCCACCTCAGGGCAATAAAGATCGTATACAACATGAATTCTATATTTGATATTGATTCTTTCACACTTTCATCCTTGAAAAAGAAAGCTGGGAGTTATATCAGCGATAATTTTGGTCTTGGAACGAGTCAACACTGCTAGACATCTCGAAAGAGAAGCATAACAATTTCGCCTTAAGGATAGTtatttcataaataatattgtccttaaaagttttaaagaattatatatattcatctcaTTATTCAAAGTTTAGATAGGGTCGTCTTTTATCTGATACGAACTTTTTCTAATAACTATGCTAATGATCTGTTGTCAAAATAATCTGTATAAGTATAAACAAAGTTTCAAATGGGTACGTAAAACACTTAGTAAAACGACACACAAgtatgaaatatttaaaaccGAAACTACTTAAGCGGAAAATGAACGAAACAGTtggaagattaaaaaaaaaaattattttcgaaTATAATCGAGCCCACTTAGTTCaaagtgtgtccttaaggaaattattccccacAATCTACTCGAGGTTGATGGAATATCCCTGCCCGGGATAGAACGATTATCTTGCCAATAGTAGTACTCCAAATTACGGTAGCGGCGAACCACTCAACAAAGTGTATCACACGGAATAAACAAGAGAGAGTTTTGGAGAGAAAGATTTGTGAGACAGTAAAAATTAATGCTGAATtatgaaaaaatgaaggaatttaTAAATAGTTGAGGTGCGATTcgaatgtttgcaaccattcgGATCGGTCCCTCGTTTTTGgagggaaattagaaaaaaatccGGAAGAAAAAACGGACCGGGTCGGTCACAAGTCGCGGGTCGCGGGTAAGGGtcgattttctatttaattaaataaataattaattaattaaataattaaggaaaagtttgtCCAAAAAGATAATCAATCAATCGATCTTTTTCCAAATCCGAAGCCGAAGCCGAAGCCGAAGCCGAGCCAAGCGAGTGATGACGACGGCGCGAGGGGTCCTTGCCCCCTCAACCCTTTTAGCAACTAGAGAAGGTATAATGTAATATATACAcctctcttttcctctctttttcctaTGTGGGACAAATGCTTTaaccaaagcaaaaaaaaaaagaccttttACATTCCCTTCACTTTTCATCCCATCATTTTCCATTCACCAATATTAAaacccaacaatcccccacatgaatggggaatgaCCATAATATAAAAGAATGCGCGGACAAGTGTGATATACAAGCGAAGATTGATTgcatctggataagtaggttttcctttgaactttccgtagtgaACTTATATCGGATATACTCGATCGATCgagatttgatatctttgaaccgtcgaAATTTGTTGTATACCTAGACAACATAAGTCACACAATCAACCCTCAACCGTTTATGGTTCTCACGGTTGTGTTCGTTTCGACCCATGAACACCGCTTCGGTTTTATGAGTCATAGAGAATGGGCCTTCATTGTCATTTCCCTTTAAAGCGGCTTACACTTaacactcacataggtgatttCTAAACATGTGGTCGCATAGCCACATTATCTAGTCAACACTTGCGATTTAGATAATCGTTAAAAACCTTAATGCTTTATTAACtcattaacaagccataaagttTTATCCTTATTCCCGAACATTGTCTTCATCCGAGAATGGGTTGAgttatttgacaatgttgaaccgtcGATCCacaactttgtttgatctccttgAACCTAGCTCGTGGGATCTCGATCgctaggtagagttaccgccaCGATGACTTGTCCCGCCTTAACCCCATTCCGTTTGATGATCTACTAACTCCCTCTCCCTAGTTAAGCCTTTTGTAAGCGGATCCGCTACGTTATCTTTTGACTTTACATAGTCAATCGTGATAACGCCACTAGAGAGGAGTTGTCTAACCGTATTGTGTCTCCGTCGTATGTGACGAGATTTTCCGTTATACATTACGCTCACCGCCCTACCTATTGTCTTTGATCGTcataatgtatacatataggaGCCAAAGGTTTGGGCGAGAATGGAATATCTTCTAAGAAATTCGGGAGCTATTGAATTCTTCACGGCCTTGTCTAAAGCTATGAATTCAGATTCCATAGTGGAACGGGGCGATGCAAGTACTCCGTTTGGATGATTTCCAAGACACCGCTCCACTCCCGATTGTGAAAACATATCCACTCGTGGATTTAACTTCGAACGATCCGGTCATCCAATTTGCATCACTATATCCCTCAATCAACCgggatatttattataatgcaaAGCATAGTCTTGAGTATGTTTCAGATACCCCAAAACTCGTTTCATTGCCATACAATGTTTGTGATTGGGATTACTTGTAAACCGACTCAGTTTGCTAAAAGCATATGCTATATCTGGTCGTGTACAATTCATGATATACATCAGATTTCCCAACACTCTCGCATAGTCCCCTTGTGATTTACTTTCCTTCGTTCTTTTGCGTAACTCACATCAATTGGAGTTCTGGCAATCTTGAAATCcaagtacttgaacttgtcaaGTACTTTCTCTATATAGTGAGACCGTGATAATGCTATACCTTGTGGAGTTCTATGAATTCTGATTCCTAGGATTACATCAAGaactcctaagtctttcatgtcaaatttgCTGTACCAAAGCGGTTTGTAGCATTTATATCCATGGCCATATCTACGTCATTATcagcatgtcatcaacatacaaacaaaCAATGACTTCGTGGCCTGGAGTGTTTTTAATGTAAACACATTTATCACACTCATTGATTTTAAAGCCATTTGCCAACTGGTCAAATTTAACATGCCATTGTTTGGGTGCTTGTTTAAGTCCATAAAGCGGCTTTACAAGTTTGcacactttcttttctttaccGTGGAACCATGAAAACCCTCGggttgttccatgtaaatttcttccAAATCACCATTTAAGAAAGTTGTTTTAACGTCCATTTGGTGAACTTCAAGACCATACACGGTACGCAGCCACTAACACCCGAATGGACGTTATTCTTGTTACAGGCGAATATGTGTCAAAATAATCAAGACCTTCTTTTTGTCTATAACCTTTGACCACAAGCcttgccttatatttgtcaatagtgTCGTcagctttcattttccttttaaaaatccaTTTAGAACCTAAAGGCTTGTTTCCGGAGGAAGATCAACCAACTACGTAATGTGGTTATCTAAGATTGATTGAATCTCTCACTATTATTTGCTCTTTTCCAAAATCTTTGAATCGGGAGATGACATAGCGCTTGAAATTTTGAGGCTCATTTCAAAAGGAATGTCCAAAAATACGGACCGAAGGAAGTAGATGTCCTTTTGACGTTTGCTACGCCTTGGATCTTCTTCGCTAGGGGCGTTCTCCATTGGTTCTTCCCGTGGTCGTTTAAATCTTTCATTCGACGACTCGCATTCAATTTTATACGGATagatgtttttcaaagaattcGACATTATCGTTCAATTACCGTattattatgaatttcgggaTTGTCGGAATCATGAACGAAAAATCTACGTAACTTATTTTGTTGCGTATCCAATGAAAACACGATCCTCGGTTTTTGATCCTATTTTCACCCTTTTGGGTAAAGGAACTTGCACCTTTGCTAGACACCCCCAcactttaaaatatttcaagttgggtttcttcctttccatttttcATAAGGAATAGAGTGTGTTTCGCGTGAGGTACTTTCGTTGAGTATTCGGTTAAGTAAGGATAGCTTCCCCATGGTTCTCAAGTAAACGGAATCGATTAGTAAAGCATTCATCATTTCTTTCAATGTCCGATTTTCCTTTCCGCAACTCCATTGGATTATGGTGTGTGGGGCGGTAGTTTGATGGATGATTCCATATTCTAAGCATATTTAACGCAAAAGGAGATTCGTTTTCCCCACCCCTATCACTTCTAatcattttaatctttttattcaattgattttcGACTTCATTCTTATATTGCTTAAATGCTTCTATTGCTTCATCCTTACTATTTAGCaaataaacataacaatatCGAGTGCAATCGTCAATAAAAGTTATGAAATACTTTTTCCCACCGCGGGATGGTATTGACTTCATATCACAAATGTCAGTGTGGATCaagtctaaaggatttgaatTCTTTTGAACAGACTTATACGAATGCTTAACAAACTTTGATTCAACACATATTTGACATttagatatatatacactcaAATTTAGGCAATATTTCAAGATTAATCATTTTTTATCGCAGTTTTGTAATTGACATGTCCTAAACGAACATGCCATAAATTATTTGACTCCAATAAGTAAGAAGAAGCTGATTTTCATTAATACTGTCAACAACCATTACATTAAGTTTGAAAAGGCCCTCGGTGGTAGCCTTTCCTACAAACATGTCATTCTTTACTAAGTACAAATTTATCACTAACCAACACACACTTAAACCCATTTTTCCACGAGTAGTGCGGTATTTGAAACCAAAGTTTTTCCTAATTGATGGAACGTGCGTAACGTTGTTGAGAATCGGCACTTTTCCGGATGTCATCTTCGACGGAACCTTTCCATATCCTTCAACTTTGGGCATTTGCGGTATTTCCCGATGTATAGCTCTCTTCGGGTCCGGCGGGAGTGTAGGTTGCAAATGCTTCCTTAACGGCACATACATGTCGAGTGGTGCAGAATCAATTCACCACTCCTTTGGGTTACCAACTAGGTTGCACTCGAACGGCATTGCACACTGAAGTCATCAACACCTTCCCACCATGTTTGCGACCTTGTTTTTCTTTGTCCTTCTTGGGGGCACGGCGGTCGGGAGCTTTATGGCTTTCTTTACCACAATTATACGGTTGCCCTTGAACTTTTCTTGTTATGATCCTTCTCACTCGAAGGCCTCttcctttcttgttcttttcgGAGCGGCATTTTCAACGACGTTTGCCCCTTCAATCGGTGAACTCTTACGGTACCTCTTCTCGGCGGTTTGTTATCTTTCTCGATCTTGAAACGAATCACAAGATCCTCCAACTTCATTCACTTTCTCGTGCTTAAGATAATTCTTGAAATCTTTCCATGAGGGTGGCAACTACTCAATCATTGCGGCCACTTGAACGCTTCATTCCTACCATACCTTCGAAGATAAGGTCGTGGAAGATAAGTTGAAATCTTGAACTTGGGTTCCAACGACTTTTCCATCCACCATTTTGTAGTCTAGGAATTTGGCAACCACAAACTTCTTCAAGCAAGCATCTTCGGTTTTGTACTTCTTTTAAAGTGCACTCCATAGTTCTTTGGAGGTCTCTACATGCATTGTAGACGTTGTACAAGTCATCTTCTAGGCGCACTTTCAAATGTAGCCTTTGCACAAAAAATCGCTTTGTTTCCAAGCCTCGGTAACCGCTGAACTTTTGGTTGTCGAGCATGTCGGCGGCGGCACGGGAGGGTCCTCACTGGTGAACTTTTGCATACCAAGGGTGGTAAGCCAAAAGAACATTCTTTCTTTGCCATCCTTTAAAGAAGTTGTGCCGGTGAACTTCGCGAGGTTTCTTAGCGATGGCACGGTACGGGTTGTAGAGTAACCGCCGGTGCAATGTTTGCGAAGGAGTTCCGATCTCAATTGTCATTATTTCTTTGTCAACTTTCAAATCGACAAGCTTGTTTTAGTTACTAAAACCAGAATAGCAATTAAATCACAAACTTCAACGATgaagattttatttcttcaaatcgCGATATAATTATGAACTTTGGTATTCCAacgaagtttttatatcttgaTCAGAATACTAATATTCATATGGAGTAGAAAACTACGAAGTTTTAATCTCCTTAAACAGAATACAGATTATAATATTATAGtaatttccttaagattgttgtcaaaataatctGTATAAGTATAAACAAAGTTTCAACAGAATCTGTAAAACACTTAGTAAAACAGATTACacagtataaaatatttaaaaccaGTAAACTACAGAAACAGTGTtggaagattaaaaaaaaaaaaattattttcagaaTATAATCGAGCCCACTTAGTTCaaagtgtgtccttaaggaaattattaaaaaacaaactCGAGTTCGGGTAAAGGCtcgattttctatttaattaaataattaattaaataattaaagaaaagtttAAAAGATAATCAATCCAATAGCGGCAATGGGGCAAGCAGCGCGAAAGTCCTGCCCCTCAACCCTTTTTAGAGCTAAGAAGGTGTAATGTAATATATACAcctctcttttcctctctttttcctaTGTGGGACAAATGCTTTaaccaaagcaaaaaaaaaaaaaggaccttTTACATTCCCTTCACTTTTCATCCCATCATTTCCGATTCACCAATATCAAAACCCAACATGATCTTCCCAACTATAAAACTAATACACCAGCCTAACTAAGCTCAACTGGATATTGTCAAACGAACAGAATAGTAGAGGACTAAAGAAAGTCCTAACTACTGAAATATAAGTTCAACGTATTATAAAAAGTATATCGAAACGGACGAATGGTGAAATGTGATTTCAAGATTTAAAGTTGTTACTGGGTTAAGCGAGAGGGTCATTTATTATATGCATTTCATAATATTTTagatatgtatacataaataGAGCTGAAAGCGATGATGTATTTTAGCTTATTTCacaaaactcaccttagattcACGTCTGACTGTAATCTAGAAATAACTTTTAGGGATAAGGAAAAGCTCATTTTTCTTATGCATTGTAATTCCAGGCCTAACATTTGTGTCAATATCCTCTTTTTTCATCCCACAAGGTAACTCCCAATCAAATGCGTAAAGAAGATTTGACAATGCAAGTTCTGTGGAAGCAACCCCAAGTGTAATTCCTGGGCACCCTCTTCGTCCTGCTCCAAAAGGAATTAGCTCATAGTCTTGTCCCTTGAAATCAATATCATTATTCAAGAATCTCTCAGGTATAAATTCTTCTGGATTTTCCCATATTTCAGGATCTCTTGCAATTGCCCATGAGTTAACATGAATTATTGTTCCTGGCTGAATTTCATACCCTTCTAGTGTGGATTTATCCATTGATACTCTTGGCACTAGCAGTGGAGCCGGTGGATACAATCTAAATGTCTCTTTTATAACTGCTTTCAGATAAGacatattttggatatcatctTCATTCACAATGCCTTTGTTCCCAATTGAAGTTCTGATttcttcttgaactttcttCATGACTTTTGGATTCTTCATCAAAGCTGTCATTGCCCATATTATTGCAGCTGCGCTAGTGTCTGATCCAGCAATTAATACATtctacacaaaaaaaaaagtgacgaGGAAAAGATAAAAATTGTAAATTCATGAGAAATTCTCAAGGCAATAATAAACACAATTGTGCTTCTTATTACATGTATAATGAAGGTGAAAAAATCGATCTATTTTTTAATAATCCACCCAACAAAATTTAAACTGGCTCATTCATTGACCTTGATGCAAGACATTAAATTCGAAATGACCCATAAAGATATTGGGTTAGTGCAACCCAGTGAGTCAAATTGCAGTCCAaccttaaatatataaaattaaatttgaagatAATTGAAAATCTGAAATAATATAGctaataatttaataaaagagTTGTcagattatttttaaaaaagaaacataaaaagaGAAGGGAGTTCGTGTCATGTTGAGGTCGAGTTATGACCGTCGTTTGACCTATCTATCTTAACCCAGCCTATTTTCACTCGGCTGGTGGTCTGGGGCGTGGCGGGGGAGGAGGAGGGTGCGCACGCAGGTGCATGTCAAATAGGTCGGTTTAAGACATGGGAAATTACCATTAGAAGTCCTTTTATGTCCTCCAAAGTGAGATTAATTGGTGTTGATTTCTCTTTCTTCAATTGAAGCAAAAGATCAACAATATCTCCTTCCATGGATTTTGGCCTATTGGGATCCTGATGCTGCTCAATAAGTACTTCATAAAACTCATCCAAGTTCTTGAAATTCCTCTCAAGTCTATTTGTCAATCCAGTAAGTTTATCAATCCAActtaaagaaggaaaaaagtcAGACACAAAAAAGCTAGCCACCAAAGCTTGAGCTTCAGCCAAAAGATAATCAAATCTCTTTCTTTCATGTGCTTCTTCATCAAACCTGACACCAAAAGCAACTCTGCAGATAATCGTACTAGTTAGTGAAATCATTGAATTGcttaaatttattatttgtgAAGTGGCAGCTTGTTGAGATATTTTCTTGATCATTCTTGATACTTCATCTTCACGAATTGGACTATATAATTGTACTTTCTTGAGACTAAATAGATGAAGCACACAAAATTTTCTCATTTCTCTCCAATAGTCATTATAAGGTGAAAAGGCTATGTCACGACCATTATAAGATAATTTTTGCTGACTGAGAATAGAAGGTCTACTACAATATAGTAA
This portion of the Lycium ferocissimum isolate CSIRO_LF1 chromosome 1, AGI_CSIRO_Lferr_CH_V1, whole genome shotgun sequence genome encodes:
- the LOC132051578 gene encoding 6,7,8-trihydroxycoumarin synthase-like isoform X2 translates to MMLFLLVTLPIILIFLLPKARKGGRNTLPPGPVGLPFIGNLHQYDTLTPHIYFWKLSKKYGEIFSLKLASAQMVVVSSKNLAKEVLKTQDLLYCSRPSILSQQKLSYNGRDIAFSPYNDYWREMRKFCVLHLFSLKKVQLYSPIREDEVSRMIKKISQQAATSQIINLSNSMISLTSTIICRVAFGVRFDEEAHERKRFDYLLAEAQALVASFFVSDFFPSLSWIDKLTGLTNRLERNFKNLDEFYEVLIEQHQDPNRPKSMEGDIVDLLLQLKKEKSTPINLTLEDIKGLLMNVLIAGSDTSAAAIIWAMTALMKNPKVMKKVQEEIRTSIGNKGIVNEDDIQNMSYLKAVIKETFRLYPPAPLLVPRVSMDKSTLEGYEIQPGTIIHVNSWAIARDPEIWENPEEFIPERFLNNDIDFKGQDYELIPFGAGRRGCPGITLGVASTELALSNLLYAFDWELPCGMKKEDIDTNVRPGITMHKKNELFLIPKSYF